Proteins from a genomic interval of Thermoanaerobacterium thermosaccharolyticum DSM 571:
- a CDS encoding ROK family transcriptional regulator, which translates to MADLIPVSYKLLKGMNESLILNVIRHNKYVSRSEIAKITNLTPPTVTNIINKLLDDGLVKEDKLGESSGGRPPVILKINNEAFDLIVIIIGTDIMEEYLLDAELTIKESKVDSIKNEDEEGIFKLLFDRIKDLKGKSSKEVAGIGVVVRGPVKSSEGISVFSPNIGWRNVPIKDMIEKEFGIPTFVENDVRAMALGEFYNGIAKNVGNVVFLKVGHGIGSTIILDGKIYRGINDMAGEIGHTTIDVAGPKCSCGNYGCFEALASEKALVNNVVKRIKEGSYSVISEYVNGDLENITTRLVYKAAEEGDEVALSELNKIAIYLGIGIANIVNVFSPELVLISGGIVRGRKFIEDVVLETIKKRSFEANYSSCSIAFSNPDYNTALMGISNIILDSIL; encoded by the coding sequence TTGGCAGATTTGATTCCAGTAAGTTACAAATTATTGAAAGGAATGAATGAAAGTCTCATATTGAATGTGATACGGCATAATAAATACGTATCGAGATCTGAAATAGCAAAGATAACTAATTTGACACCACCTACTGTTACAAACATAATAAACAAGCTTTTAGATGATGGGCTCGTAAAAGAAGATAAATTGGGAGAATCCAGCGGAGGAAGACCTCCTGTTATCTTAAAAATTAATAATGAGGCATTTGATCTCATTGTTATAATAATTGGCACGGATATAATGGAAGAGTATCTTTTAGATGCTGAACTCACAATAAAAGAATCAAAAGTTGACAGCATAAAAAACGAAGATGAAGAAGGAATATTTAAGCTTTTATTCGATAGAATCAAAGACTTAAAGGGAAAATCATCAAAAGAAGTAGCTGGAATTGGCGTTGTCGTAAGAGGACCTGTAAAATCAAGTGAAGGCATATCTGTATTTTCTCCAAATATTGGGTGGAGAAATGTGCCTATAAAGGATATGATAGAAAAAGAATTTGGGATTCCCACGTTTGTTGAAAATGATGTGAGAGCCATGGCTTTGGGCGAATTTTACAACGGCATTGCTAAAAATGTCGGTAATGTTGTGTTTTTGAAGGTGGGACATGGAATAGGTTCGACCATAATATTGGATGGCAAAATATACAGGGGAATTAATGACATGGCTGGTGAGATAGGCCATACTACAATAGATGTGGCCGGACCTAAATGTAGCTGTGGCAATTACGGCTGTTTTGAAGCACTGGCATCGGAAAAAGCCTTGGTTAATAATGTGGTAAAGAGGATTAAAGAAGGATCTTATTCTGTTATATCTGAATATGTCAACGGTGATTTAGAAAATATAACAACTCGGCTTGTATACAAAGCCGCGGAAGAAGGCGACGAAGTTGCCTTGTCCGAATTAAACAAGATCGCCATTTACTTAGGCATAGGCATTGCAAATATAGTCAATGTCTTTAGTCCAGAGCTAGTGCTTATATCAGGTGGGATAGTGAGAGGTCGAAAGTTTATAGAAGACGTTGTATTGGAGACTATCAAAAAGCGCTCTTTTGAAGCGAATTATTCATCCTGCAGCATTGCTTTTTCAAATCCAGATTACAACACGGCATTAATGGGCATATCAAATATAATATTAGATAGTATTTTATAA
- a CDS encoding S1C family serine protease, with the protein MDIENEQTKRLNENDMGNLNENTDGVFTENFTNNDLNKIREVPMTNDYQDKNDGEKAKNDLENSKKSLGKMVKRFRRRMLVSFVTVALIAALIGGGIVAGIMEYTNLGQKTQVINRYLPLSSNNSNANLITDIAKIVSPSVVGIDTSVSYSNGFRSAFISEGSGSGIIIDTNGYIVTNNHVVDGASNITVSLSDGRKFSAQLIGKDTKTDLAVLKINATNLTAAKLGDSSKLEVGDLAVAIGNPLGESFAGTVTSGIISGLNRNLQSDYGAVNLIQTDAAINPGNSGGPLVNSNGEVIGITSVKLTSTNSSDTQDQFGMFQSQSTLVEGMGFAIPINEAKPIIDELIKHGYVERPVMGVSVQEVTQQDAAQYNIPVGLYIAQVQQGSGADVAGLQAGDVITAVDGTKVGTFDSLQSIIAKHKVGDTITVTFWRNGKTLSTKVKLMSSSNAQ; encoded by the coding sequence ATGGATATTGAAAATGAGCAAACAAAAAGATTAAATGAGAATGACATGGGAAATTTAAACGAAAATACAGATGGTGTTTTTACAGAAAACTTTACAAATAATGATTTAAATAAAATACGCGAAGTTCCTATGACAAATGATTACCAGGACAAAAATGATGGAGAAAAGGCAAAAAATGATTTGGAAAATAGCAAAAAAAGCCTAGGTAAGATGGTTAAAAGATTTAGAAGAAGAATGCTTGTTTCATTTGTGACAGTTGCACTTATTGCAGCACTTATTGGTGGTGGGATTGTTGCAGGAATTATGGAATACACTAATCTGGGTCAAAAAACACAAGTTATAAACAGATATTTGCCACTATCGTCTAATAATAGTAATGCTAACTTGATTACAGATATAGCTAAGATTGTAAGTCCTTCTGTTGTTGGAATTGATACTAGTGTATCATATAGTAATGGTTTTAGAAGTGCTTTTATATCTGAAGGCAGTGGCTCAGGTATAATAATTGATACAAATGGATATATAGTCACAAACAACCACGTTGTTGATGGTGCTTCTAATATAACAGTTAGCTTATCTGATGGCAGAAAATTTTCTGCACAATTAATAGGTAAAGATACAAAAACCGATTTGGCAGTATTAAAGATTAATGCTACAAATTTGACTGCTGCTAAATTAGGTGATTCATCAAAACTTGAGGTAGGAGACCTGGCTGTTGCTATAGGAAATCCTCTCGGTGAAAGCTTTGCAGGAACAGTAACATCTGGTATAATAAGTGGTCTTAACAGAAATCTTCAAAGTGATTATGGAGCAGTTAACCTTATACAGACAGATGCAGCTATAAATCCTGGCAACAGCGGCGGACCTCTTGTAAACAGCAATGGTGAAGTAATAGGTATAACAAGTGTAAAATTAACATCAACGAATAGTTCTGATACACAAGATCAATTTGGAATGTTTCAAAGTCAAAGTACGCTTGTTGAAGGAATGGGATTTGCGATTCCAATAAATGAAGCGAAACCTATAATTGATGAACTTATAAAACATGGGTATGTTGAAAGACCGGTTATGGGTGTAAGTGTTCAGGAAGTCACGCAACAAGATGCGGCACAGTACAATATTCCAGTAGGACTTTATATAGCACAGGTACAACAAGGAAGTGGTGCTGATGTTGCGGGTCTTCAAGCAGGCGATGTGATAACAGCAGTAGACGGAACAAAAGTAGGAACATTTGATTCGCTACAGAGCATAATAGCTAAGCATAAAGTTGGCGATACGATTACTGTTACATTCTGGAGAAATGGCAAGACACTTAGTACAAAAGTAAAACTTATGAGCAGTTCAAATGCACAATAA
- a CDS encoding IS110 family transposase — protein MDISLDDVKVHILDQDGNDACSRFSVDNNPSGCNILVSRILDCCNKYNIQKVFIGLESTSVYGWHIQYYLADHACLKPFNPSVTTFNANTVKAFKKSLGDLPKNDWVDAFVIAEKLRFGRLPKSCPVDFRYLALKRLTRHRFHIVDSIVREKNYFLSNLFLKFSGLCQIKVFSNNFGAAATEIFNEFLTLDDIAARPLEDLIAFLVDKGRDHFNDPNATAKLLQDAVRKSYRINANVNDSLNFVIKSCLDNIQYLEKQKKASEKTIANEVKGFKNQFLCLTSVNGIGPTIAAGLISEIGGISRFDNDNALAKFSGIYWSEYQSADFKAEDTYLKRTGNEYLRYYFIQAADQLRKYCPEFSQYYARKFNESKTHKHKRALVLTARKAVRLVFALLREEKLYKPPAMKGDDCKY, from the coding sequence ATGGATATAAGCTTGGATGATGTCAAGGTTCATATTCTCGACCAAGACGGTAATGATGCTTGCTCTCGTTTTTCTGTAGATAATAATCCTTCTGGCTGCAATATTTTAGTGTCTCGTATCTTGGATTGTTGTAATAAATACAACATTCAGAAGGTTTTTATTGGTCTAGAATCTACTTCAGTCTATGGTTGGCATATTCAGTATTATTTAGCTGACCATGCTTGTTTGAAGCCTTTTAATCCTTCTGTAACTACTTTTAATGCTAATACTGTCAAGGCTTTTAAAAAGTCTCTTGGCGATTTGCCTAAGAATGACTGGGTTGATGCTTTTGTTATTGCTGAAAAATTAAGGTTTGGAAGGCTTCCTAAATCTTGTCCTGTAGATTTTAGATACCTTGCTCTTAAGAGGCTTACCCGCCATCGCTTTCACATTGTTGATAGTATTGTCAGGGAGAAAAATTATTTCCTAAGTAATCTGTTTCTTAAATTTAGTGGCTTATGTCAGATTAAAGTTTTTAGTAATAATTTTGGTGCGGCTGCTACTGAAATATTTAATGAGTTTTTAACTCTTGATGATATTGCGGCTCGACCGCTTGAAGATCTTATTGCCTTTTTAGTTGATAAAGGCAGAGACCATTTTAATGACCCTAATGCTACGGCTAAATTACTCCAAGATGCTGTACGCAAATCTTATAGAATCAACGCTAATGTAAATGATTCTTTGAATTTTGTTATCAAGTCTTGTCTTGATAATATACAGTATCTTGAAAAGCAGAAGAAAGCTTCTGAAAAGACCATTGCCAATGAAGTCAAAGGATTTAAGAATCAATTTCTTTGTCTTACTTCAGTAAATGGCATTGGTCCAACTATAGCAGCTGGCCTAATATCTGAGATAGGCGGAATATCAAGGTTTGATAATGATAATGCCCTTGCAAAGTTTTCCGGCATATATTGGTCAGAATACCAGTCTGCGGATTTTAAAGCGGAGGACACTTATTTAAAACGCACTGGTAATGAGTATCTCAGATATTACTTTATTCAAGCAGCCGACCAACTTAGGAAATATTGTCCTGAGTTTTCACAATACTATGCTCGCAAATTTAATGAAAGTAAAACTCATAAACACAAACGTGCTTTAGTTTTAACGGCACGCAAAGCTGTAAGGTTAGTCTTTGCTCTGCTGCGCGAAGAAAAACTTTATAAACCACCAGCAATGAAAGGAGATGATTGTAAATACTAA
- a CDS encoding MFS transporter, protein MPTMSKYFNVAVYKTNLTLILFFVFFSLATLIWGPLSDKYGRRPILIIGLIG, encoded by the coding sequence TTGCCAACTATGTCAAAGTATTTCAATGTAGCGGTTTATAAGACGAACCTTACTCTAATCCTGTTTTTCGTTTTTTTCAGCCTTGCAACATTAATATGGGGGCCATTGAGTGATAAGTACGGTCGCAGACCCATTTTGATTATAGGACTTATTGGCTAA
- a CDS encoding MerR family transcriptional regulator — translation MDKKYIPISKMAAMHNLSRQTLIYYDKCGLFKPAYTNEKGYRFYRLSQIPILREICLMKNIGFSLEEIKESFENRNPVSIYALLKSKLKKLESEIFELEQKRTYIQHRLEIYDHLSVKIKNINLPHVEWLPERQVIFVPFEKDHMEKNQLHLTLMKAWDILSKHKMIPSKGFGALLRYESICQNNPLKNAGSIIILPYDKCNYHIKNLITIPEGEYVIMYKYGMPYDMEPVYKLMRWIDEHHFNVVGDIVDLCLMDTTFYNTEHNTDFCCLQVPIK, via the coding sequence ATGGATAAAAAATATATTCCAATTAGTAAAATGGCTGCCATGCATAATTTATCACGACAGACGTTGATTTATTATGACAAATGTGGTTTATTCAAGCCTGCTTATACTAATGAAAAGGGGTATCGATTCTATAGATTATCTCAGATTCCTATTTTAAGGGAAATTTGTCTTATGAAAAATATAGGATTTAGTCTAGAAGAAATTAAAGAAAGTTTTGAAAACAGAAATCCTGTTTCTATATATGCATTATTGAAAAGTAAATTAAAAAAATTGGAATCAGAAATATTTGAATTGGAACAAAAACGTACATATATACAACATCGTCTTGAAATTTATGATCATCTTTCTGTAAAAATTAAAAATATTAATTTACCTCATGTTGAATGGTTACCGGAACGGCAGGTGATATTTGTGCCATTTGAGAAAGATCATATGGAAAAAAATCAACTTCATTTAACTTTAATGAAAGCATGGGATATCTTATCAAAGCATAAAATGATTCCATCAAAGGGATTTGGCGCATTGCTTCGATATGAATCAATATGTCAGAATAATCCTCTTAAAAATGCCGGAAGTATCATAATTCTGCCATATGATAAATGTAACTATCACATTAAAAACCTTATCACAATTCCTGAAGGTGAATATGTAATCATGTATAAATATGGAATGCCATATGACATGGAACCAGTTTATAAACTTATGAGATGGATTGATGAACATCATTTTAATGTAGTTGGAGATATAGTAGATCTATGTCTCATGGATACAACATTTTATAATACAGAACATAATACTGATTTTTGTTGCCTGCAAGTACCTATTAAATAA
- a CDS encoding UbiX family flavin prenyltransferase encodes MRIIVGVTGASGVEMSYYLLRALKSIENCEIHLIISEKARINWGYETNRPLDDLLRMTDIVYEPKDIAAPISSGSFITDGMIVMPCSMKTLAGITAGYADNLIIRAVDVCLKECRKVVLVPREMPFGKVHLKNMKEAADLGCTIIPPVLTFYNGPKTIEDQINHIIGKILMQFGIHYSKFISWAGHDE; translated from the coding sequence ATGAGAATTATTGTTGGAGTAACAGGTGCTTCAGGAGTTGAAATGAGCTATTATCTGCTTAGAGCTTTAAAAAGTATAGAAAATTGTGAGATACATTTAATAATATCAGAAAAAGCAAGAATAAATTGGGGATATGAAACAAATAGACCATTGGATGATTTACTTCGAATGACTGATATAGTCTATGAACCTAAAGACATAGCGGCACCTATTTCAAGTGGCTCTTTCATAACAGATGGAATGATTGTCATGCCATGTAGTATGAAGACGTTAGCAGGAATAACAGCTGGTTATGCTGATAATCTAATAATTCGTGCTGTTGATGTTTGCTTAAAAGAATGTCGTAAAGTTGTTTTAGTTCCAAGAGAAATGCCTTTTGGGAAAGTACATCTTAAAAATATGAAAGAAGCAGCTGATCTTGGTTGTACTATCATTCCTCCGGTGCTTACTTTCTATAATGGTCCAAAAACAATCGAAGATCAAATTAATCATATTATTGGAAAAATATTGATGCAATTTGGTATCCATTATAGTAAATTCATTTCTTGGGCAGGTCATGATGAATAA
- the istA gene encoding IS21 family transposase translates to MIIDVNLYQKIREMYTVHQMSQRAIARELKISRNTVRKYCKGDNVPWERKEYSREPDVLTPDVMDFIRQCIKEDEAEGIKKQRHTARRIYHRLVEEKGFKGGESTVRLAVQQLKDEMPKAFIPLQFDPGEAAQVDWGEATVYLDNKKVSINLFCMRLCYSCDIFVMAFYRQNEESFLEGNVKAFEHFGGVPHKLIFDNARVAVKEGFGTHAKPQARYQALSAHYAFKMEFCNPSKGNEKGLVENLVGWVRRNILVPVPRVKDIDELNQILMTNCLKYRSHQIRGHEQTVGQMYEIDKSLLYSLPKYVFDSSKSISVSVDEYSTVRFDRNNYSVPVKYVGKNVSIKAYGNILTIFYRGQEIAKHNRSYGSNKTTYKLEHYIDLLERKPRAVFNAKPVKDHVKQELLEWGQTLPGGAKDMVKVLRLCVDYGSDKLLEIKKQIPAGVTPTVDLIRSYLIKHSIPEKSTQKIIDTVNVEEVDLSIYDRQYGVAQ, encoded by the coding sequence GTGATTATCGACGTGAATTTATACCAAAAGATTAGAGAAATGTATACAGTACATCAAATGTCTCAAAGGGCTATAGCAAGGGAATTAAAAATTTCAAGGAATACTGTAAGAAAATACTGCAAAGGTGACAATGTTCCTTGGGAGAGAAAAGAATATTCCCGTGAGCCTGATGTCTTAACTCCTGATGTTATGGACTTTATCAGACAGTGCATTAAAGAAGATGAAGCAGAAGGAATAAAAAAACAACGACATACAGCCAGAAGAATATATCATCGTCTAGTAGAAGAAAAAGGGTTTAAAGGTGGAGAATCCACAGTAAGATTGGCTGTACAACAACTTAAAGATGAGATGCCAAAAGCATTCATCCCACTTCAATTCGACCCTGGAGAAGCAGCACAAGTAGATTGGGGTGAAGCTACTGTGTACCTTGACAACAAAAAAGTTTCTATAAATCTTTTCTGTATGCGACTCTGCTATAGTTGTGATATTTTTGTAATGGCATTTTATCGCCAAAATGAAGAATCATTTTTAGAAGGCAATGTAAAAGCATTTGAACATTTTGGTGGTGTGCCACACAAACTAATCTTTGACAATGCGAGAGTTGCAGTAAAGGAAGGTTTTGGAACTCATGCCAAGCCTCAAGCCCGTTATCAAGCATTGAGTGCACATTATGCATTTAAAATGGAATTCTGCAATCCAAGCAAAGGAAATGAAAAGGGATTGGTAGAAAATCTGGTAGGCTGGGTAAGACGCAACATTTTAGTTCCTGTCCCAAGAGTAAAGGATATTGATGAATTAAATCAGATTCTTATGACAAACTGTTTGAAATACCGTTCCCATCAGATACGCGGCCATGAACAGACAGTCGGCCAAATGTATGAAATAGACAAATCATTATTATACTCACTTCCTAAATATGTATTTGATTCGAGCAAAAGCATATCAGTCAGTGTAGACGAGTATTCAACAGTGCGCTTTGATAGAAACAATTATTCAGTACCAGTAAAATATGTAGGCAAAAATGTCAGTATCAAAGCATATGGGAATATATTAACCATCTTTTATCGTGGACAGGAAATTGCTAAACATAACAGAAGCTATGGTTCCAACAAAACAACTTACAAACTAGAACATTACATAGATCTATTAGAACGAAAACCCAGAGCTGTATTCAATGCGAAGCCCGTAAAGGACCATGTAAAACAAGAATTATTAGAGTGGGGACAAACACTTCCGGGTGGAGCAAAAGACATGGTAAAAGTTCTGAGACTTTGTGTAGACTACGGTTCAGACAAGCTTCTAGAGATAAAAAAGCAAATTCCAGCAGGTGTTACACCTACTGTTGATTTAATCCGCAGTTATCTAATAAAGCACAGCATACCAGAAAAAAGTACACAAAAAATTATAGACACAGTAAATGTAGAAGAAGTTGATTTAAGTATATACGATAGACAATACGGGGTGGCACAATGA
- the istB gene encoding IS21-like element helper ATPase IstB: MSEINVAKETIKLYAKQLKLPTFAQYTSIIKRMDSNMGYEEFLIELMKKEVASRQENQQKRRIHKAGFPYLKTLDEFDYTRLKYVEQAFIWELATCEFISKRQNVIMIGNTGTGKTHISIGLGLKACKEGHNVKFYTVANLVTELTEAQEYKKLLKLEKQLEKVDLLILDELSYLCFNRNQADLLFRIISDRSEKGSVIVSTNLEFSRWTEMFENTTMVAALVDRLTFRSHVLNMNGESFRRDNSQIE; this comes from the coding sequence ATGAGTGAAATAAATGTAGCTAAAGAAACAATAAAACTTTATGCCAAACAGCTGAAACTGCCTACTTTTGCACAATACACAAGTATTATTAAACGCATGGATAGCAATATGGGATATGAGGAATTTCTCATAGAATTAATGAAAAAAGAAGTAGCTTCCAGGCAAGAAAATCAGCAAAAGCGTCGCATACACAAAGCGGGATTTCCTTACCTGAAAACCCTTGACGAATTTGATTATACCAGACTCAAATACGTCGAACAAGCCTTTATATGGGAACTTGCCACATGTGAATTTATATCCAAGCGTCAAAATGTCATTATGATAGGAAACACTGGCACAGGCAAAACTCATATTTCAATAGGCTTAGGGCTAAAGGCTTGTAAAGAGGGGCATAACGTAAAATTCTATACCGTTGCAAATCTTGTAACAGAACTTACAGAAGCACAAGAGTACAAAAAGCTTCTAAAACTTGAAAAACAGCTAGAAAAAGTGGACCTGTTAATTCTAGATGAACTATCATATCTATGTTTTAATAGGAACCAAGCTGATTTATTATTCAGGATAATTTCGGATCGTAGTGAAAAAGGAAGTGTAATAGTATCTACGAACCTTGAATTTTCAAGATGGACAGAAATGTTTGAGAATACTACTATGGTTGCAGCATTAGTAGATCGTCTAACCTTCCGTTCACATGTATTAAATATGAATGGAGAATCTTTCAGGCGTGATAATTCGCAAATAGAGTAG
- a CDS encoding helix-turn-helix domain-containing protein, translating to MEYKYELIKNDDNLPIKIIFHTSDDAQLVPRHWHESIEISYVLSGKIDDIYIDGIHYTSEQGDIVLINSNAIHSFSVVQGKNRKAVTFFISYEFLKTNYPDIDQIAFDCVSIDQNDEHKIKIFNELRENLDSIIRAFSNLRDDSLAHIKVIGLSYELIYLLLKNFKISKKSFGEIKTKKYLDRLTEITNYIKENYSQDLSIDIISAKFNLSPEYLSRFFKKYMGMTIHNYINTVRLEKSYRDLMNTDQSITEIALEHGFPNEKSFNKVFKTFYNITPNQYRKKIKALKSVIKTEN from the coding sequence ATGGAGTATAAATATGAATTAATTAAAAATGATGATAATTTACCTATAAAAATAATATTTCATACATCTGATGATGCACAATTAGTACCAAGACATTGGCATGAAAGCATAGAAATATCGTATGTGTTATCTGGTAAAATTGATGATATCTATATTGATGGTATTCATTATACTTCAGAACAAGGAGATATTGTTTTAATTAACTCCAATGCTATACATTCTTTTTCTGTTGTTCAAGGAAAGAATCGCAAGGCAGTTACTTTTTTTATTTCATATGAGTTTCTAAAAACAAATTATCCCGATATAGATCAAATTGCATTTGATTGTGTTTCAATTGACCAGAATGATGAACATAAAATAAAAATATTCAATGAGTTGCGTGAAAATTTGGATTCCATAATAAGAGCGTTCTCAAATTTACGAGACGATTCATTAGCACATATAAAAGTTATAGGGTTGTCTTATGAATTAATTTATCTTTTGTTGAAAAATTTTAAAATAAGCAAAAAAAGCTTTGGAGAAATCAAAACGAAAAAATACTTAGATCGATTAACTGAAATTACAAATTATATAAAGGAAAATTACAGTCAGGATTTATCAATAGATATAATTTCTGCAAAGTTTAATTTATCTCCAGAATATCTTTCACGTTTCTTTAAAAAGTACATGGGCATGACAATACATAATTATATAAATACCGTTCGTCTAGAAAAATCTTATCGTGATTTGATGAATACTGATCAATCTATTACAGAAATAGCATTAGAGCATGGTTTCCCAAATGAAAAATCCTTTAATAAGGTGTTCAAGACTTTTTATAATATTACTCCAAATCAATATAGAAAAAAGATTAAAGCTTTAAAATCTGTGATAAAAACAGAAAACTAG
- a CDS encoding glycoside-pentoside-hexuronide (GPH):cation symporter: MKNFETTWKERISYGLSDTASNLVYQMITTYLMFFYTDVFGISAAAVGTLFLVARIIDAFDGPFFGILIDHTNTKWGKCRPYFLWLSIPYGVLAILAFTTPSFNASGKLIYAYVTYILLGIIYSGINIPITSILPSLTDNLEERNILVSTRMILATVGATIVSVGTLPLVKVFGNGNQQKGFMMTMTLFAVLAVILFLVTFFNTREKVNEAKDQSITLKEELKALKGNTPWFILFFVAFINFIAFIMKAQTTVYYLTYNLKMPNLISIALGLGSLNVVSLLIMPFLAKKIGKRNVMITGFTFSILAQFILYLSSLTSSAFIFLVGTVIAAFGNGFVMGAMFSMTADTVDYGEWKSGVRAQGLLSATPAFGVKAGMGIGGALAGWILSIGKYVPDHPQTLSALKAIEINFIWLPLIGFIISAVLLLFYNLDKQQEQMTKELNERRAKLSA; the protein is encoded by the coding sequence ATGAAAAATTTTGAAACAACTTGGAAAGAAAGGATCAGTTATGGGCTTAGTGACACTGCTTCTAATTTAGTTTATCAGATGATTACCACTTATTTAATGTTTTTTTACACTGATGTTTTTGGAATAAGTGCTGCAGCTGTCGGAACACTTTTTTTAGTAGCAAGGATCATCGACGCATTTGATGGACCATTTTTTGGCATTCTAATAGATCATACAAATACAAAGTGGGGAAAATGCAGACCATACTTTCTTTGGTTATCAATTCCATATGGAGTATTAGCAATACTAGCATTTACGACTCCAAGTTTTAATGCTTCTGGTAAATTAATTTATGCTTATGTTACATATATTCTTTTAGGAATTATCTACTCTGGAATTAATATACCAATTACATCAATTTTACCGAGTTTAACAGATAATTTAGAAGAAAGAAATATATTGGTTAGTACCAGAATGATTTTAGCTACAGTTGGTGCTACGATTGTCAGTGTAGGAACGTTGCCTCTAGTTAAAGTATTCGGCAATGGTAATCAGCAAAAAGGCTTTATGATGACTATGACTTTGTTTGCTGTGTTAGCTGTTATATTATTCCTAGTAACCTTTTTCAATACTAGAGAAAAAGTAAACGAAGCAAAAGATCAATCAATTACTTTAAAAGAAGAACTAAAAGCATTGAAAGGAAATACTCCTTGGTTTATACTTTTCTTTGTAGCTTTTATAAATTTCATAGCTTTTATAATGAAAGCTCAAACGACAGTTTATTATTTGACATATAATTTAAAGATGCCTAACTTAATCAGTATAGCTTTAGGATTAGGCTCACTGAATGTTGTTTCATTACTTATCATGCCATTTTTAGCAAAGAAAATAGGAAAAAGAAATGTCATGATTACGGGATTTACTTTTTCAATATTAGCACAATTTATATTGTATTTATCATCATTGACATCAAGTGCATTTATATTTTTAGTAGGCACTGTAATTGCAGCTTTTGGAAATGGATTTGTTATGGGAGCAATGTTTTCTATGACAGCAGATACAGTTGACTACGGTGAGTGGAAATCGGGTGTTAGAGCTCAAGGACTTCTTTCAGCTACACCAGCTTTTGGGGTCAAAGCAGGAATGGGAATAGGTGGGGCTTTAGCAGGTTGGATATTATCAATTGGTAAATATGTTCCAGATCATCCGCAAACCTTATCCGCATTAAAAGCGATAGAAATTAACTTTATTTGGCTACCGTTAATTGGTTTTATTATCAGTGCTGTATTACTTCTATTCTATAATTTAGATAAACAACAAGAACAGATGACTAAAGAATTAAATGAAAGAAGAGCTAAGTTAAGCGCATGA